A region of Chloracidobacterium sp. DNA encodes the following proteins:
- a CDS encoding AAA family ATPase codes for MIPFDASRPQINPRELVSDGKPGELFQLMAGHGYVPDEQVFEDFCESLKSGRAWLISGTRGSGKTAFPEALAAACNLSMCVVAGRDGLKQEEILYDWDNEEQAVWMREHLALAKQLPLEEQAEFLDNARRSKWQRRFLILGEVGMAYDLAASAASSTPMKPPPVLILDESDKFGASIEDSLLMPLERGLIYIPRYEGGTIGVPDWNSRPIVITTSNDLRHKLSSPFISRHVYSRFASPSLEKELEILSTRNKRATSNHLALTTKLIDAVRGIAGMEDHPSVRESIDIVAALERDSVESLNSKNLVRYFCYFVKTGASRELLTLQLDYLLAMTHAFHPDIDSWLGSRDASWKIRWPQLADNSL; via the coding sequence ATGATTCCGTTTGACGCATCCCGTCCACAGATCAACCCTCGCGAACTTGTCTCAGACGGAAAGCCCGGTGAGCTTTTCCAACTGATGGCTGGACACGGATACGTGCCCGACGAGCAAGTCTTCGAAGACTTCTGTGAAAGTCTTAAGTCTGGACGGGCATGGCTTATTTCCGGTACGCGCGGCAGCGGGAAGACTGCATTTCCCGAAGCGTTAGCCGCCGCCTGCAATCTTTCGATGTGCGTTGTTGCCGGACGCGATGGGCTAAAACAGGAAGAGATCCTCTATGACTGGGATAATGAAGAGCAAGCCGTGTGGATGAGAGAACACCTGGCACTCGCAAAACAACTGCCACTTGAAGAGCAGGCCGAGTTTCTCGACAATGCCCGACGCTCTAAGTGGCAGCGCCGATTTCTGATTCTTGGTGAAGTAGGAATGGCATACGACTTGGCGGCAAGCGCGGCGTCGAGCACTCCAATGAAACCACCGCCGGTGTTGATCCTTGATGAAAGCGATAAGTTTGGGGCCAGCATTGAAGATTCACTTCTTATGCCGCTCGAACGTGGACTGATCTACATTCCACGATACGAAGGCGGAACAATCGGCGTTCCCGACTGGAATTCGAGACCGATCGTGATCACGACCTCAAATGATCTGCGCCACAAACTCAGTTCGCCGTTCATTTCGAGACACGTTTACAGCCGGTTTGCGAGTCCTTCGCTGGAAAAGGAACTTGAGATCTTATCGACAAGAAATAAACGCGCGACTTCAAACCACTTAGCACTTACAACCAAGCTAATAGACGCCGTTCGCGGAATCGCCGGAATGGAAGATCATCCGAGTGTCCGTGAGTCGATCGACATCGTTGCAGCTCTCGAACGCGACTCGGTTGAGTCTCTGAATTCGAAAAACTTGGTCCGATATTTTTGCTATTTCGTAAAGACCGGCGCGTCCAGAGAACTGCTGACTCTTCAACTCGACTATCTCTTGGCGATGACGCACGCCTTCCACCCGGACATCGATTCGTGGCTTGGCTCGCGCGATGCCAGTTGGAAGATTAGGTGGCCGCAGCTCGCCGACAATTCGCTATGA
- a CDS encoding type IV secretory system conjugative DNA transfer family protein, which yields MKDFFHVHDPGDPNKSSCLVYDPKGELFAQTARSAETIYRLDLNDPTKSDRWNFIPKCRNDPAFACQIAGMMLGIEGRRRTNADPFWGDAEQIALTAILLHIAEVYREKAIPAFAADFLLFLSGDGDQAFNDAMMNSPSLYAKQAYLAFRQAPVQTRGSILIGLYNKLRPFTLAPARMVMMPPTKDEAALGCHSINFADLRKPGTAIYLVVSEGAADVYKEFIATFIGQAVMEMRLDGVNEPEHPCFVLIDEAYQLNVSEVKRISGIGRGRGVGLGLGYQDLPQMYDQYGREQANAILGTIMTKIFLPGLDDVTAEYASKQLGETTIFSKTFQDFPGKKQDNTRYAEQKRALMLPNEIRQTAAHSEVLIISDTAPPIRAAYPPFAVHKNTYSTATKGTPREIHLGDIDPQFSFTDSGHANQAAEHDKAALKEVISSEVDRICSNERLSELAFLSVEEPALDSLEHQLDGESVKKDPVYNALNNLPVEVGYFSAEGNGGSLVIEHASI from the coding sequence ATCAAAGACTTTTTTCATGTCCATGATCCGGGCGATCCTAACAAGTCATCATGTCTGGTTTACGATCCAAAGGGCGAGCTTTTCGCCCAGACTGCCCGTTCGGCCGAAACAATCTATCGTTTGGACCTCAACGATCCGACAAAAAGCGATCGGTGGAACTTCATTCCAAAATGCAGAAACGATCCTGCGTTTGCGTGTCAGATTGCCGGGATGATGCTCGGTATAGAAGGCCGACGCCGGACGAATGCCGACCCTTTCTGGGGTGATGCCGAACAGATAGCTTTGACGGCAATTTTGCTTCACATCGCGGAAGTTTACCGTGAGAAAGCTATCCCAGCGTTCGCGGCCGACTTTCTACTCTTCCTGAGCGGTGACGGCGATCAGGCTTTCAACGATGCGATGATGAATTCGCCAAGCCTCTACGCGAAACAAGCGTATTTGGCTTTTCGCCAGGCACCGGTTCAGACTCGCGGATCCATTTTGATAGGTTTGTACAACAAGCTTCGACCGTTCACGCTTGCACCTGCTCGGATGGTGATGATGCCGCCAACCAAAGACGAAGCGGCACTTGGTTGCCACTCGATAAACTTCGCCGACCTTCGCAAACCCGGTACCGCAATTTACCTTGTCGTCTCGGAAGGGGCCGCCGACGTCTATAAAGAGTTTATCGCTACCTTCATCGGACAGGCCGTTATGGAAATGAGGCTCGATGGTGTAAATGAACCAGAGCATCCGTGCTTCGTTCTCATAGACGAGGCTTACCAGTTGAATGTATCGGAAGTCAAAAGAATATCGGGTATCGGTCGAGGACGCGGTGTTGGACTTGGTCTCGGATATCAGGACTTACCTCAAATGTACGACCAATACGGTCGTGAGCAGGCGAATGCGATACTCGGCACCATAATGACCAAGATCTTTCTGCCTGGCCTTGACGATGTGACTGCCGAGTACGCCTCAAAGCAGCTGGGCGAAACGACGATCTTCTCAAAAACATTTCAGGACTTTCCGGGAAAGAAACAGGACAACACCAGATACGCGGAGCAAAAACGTGCACTCATGCTGCCGAATGAGATTCGACAAACAGCAGCTCATTCCGAAGTGTTGATTATCAGCGACACCGCCCCGCCGATCCGCGCTGCATACCCGCCTTTTGCGGTTCATAAAAACACTTATTCCACCGCGACCAAAGGCACACCCCGCGAAATCCACCTTGGAGATATTGATCCTCAATTCTCGTTTACAGACTCGGGACATGCTAACCAGGCTGCCGAACATGACAAGGCAGCTCTCAAAGAAGTTATCTCATCTGAGGTCGATCGAATCTGTTCGAATGAACGTCTTTCAGAACTGGCTTTTCTATCTGTAGAAGAGCCAGCACTTGACTCGCTGGAACATCAATTAGACGGCGAATCGGTGAAAAAGGATCCAGTTTACAACGCTCTCAACAACCTTCCTGTCGAGGTGGGATACTTTTCTGCCGAAGGCAATGGAGGTTCTTTGGTGATTGAACACGCATCGATCTAA
- a CDS encoding type IV toxin-antitoxin system AbiEi family antitoxin, which produces MRSQSSQLRVEEWVDKEIAFGRSAFSLDRVESELPQYSETAIKRSLNRLSRKGTIISAHKGYYVIVTPQYSSRGILPPALFIDGLMRFLERSYYVGLLNAAAFYGAAHQVPQEFFVFTSFPPMRPTVKKGIKVNYITRKEIPDDLLEDRKTDTGVVKISSPELTAADLVQHHKRVGGLNRVVEVLSELTEAIRIEKLNNEFIQFVPTAVIQRLGYLLETATDSESLADGLYKAAALNAEKFFPVPLSTTKRKRGFPVETRWNVVVNETIDTE; this is translated from the coding sequence ATGAGATCACAAAGTTCGCAACTTAGAGTCGAAGAATGGGTAGATAAGGAAATTGCTTTCGGCCGGAGCGCTTTCTCTCTGGATCGAGTTGAGAGTGAGCTGCCGCAGTATTCTGAAACCGCGATCAAACGTTCTCTGAACCGATTATCACGAAAGGGCACCATAATTTCCGCCCACAAGGGCTATTACGTTATTGTCACGCCTCAATACTCTTCACGCGGGATTCTTCCTCCGGCACTATTTATTGACGGACTAATGCGTTTCTTGGAGCGTTCATATTACGTTGGCCTTTTAAACGCTGCTGCATTTTACGGCGCGGCACACCAGGTGCCTCAAGAGTTCTTTGTTTTTACGAGTTTTCCGCCCATGAGGCCGACCGTGAAGAAGGGGATAAAGGTAAACTACATAACAAGAAAAGAGATCCCAGATGACCTTCTCGAAGACCGAAAGACCGATACTGGAGTTGTTAAGATTTCCTCGCCAGAACTTACAGCAGCCGACTTGGTACAGCACCATAAAAGAGTCGGCGGTTTGAACCGAGTAGTTGAAGTGCTCTCAGAGCTGACCGAAGCGATCCGTATCGAGAAACTAAACAACGAGTTTATTCAGTTCGTTCCAACTGCCGTAATTCAGCGGCTCGGTTACCTGCTCGAAACAGCAACAGATTCAGAATCCCTCGCCGACGGGCTGTATAAAGCCGCGGCATTAAATGCCGAAAAGTTCTTTCCTGTGCCATTAAGTACAACAAAAAGGAAACGTGGATTTCCGGTTGAAACGAGATGGAATGTAGTTGTAAATGAAACGATAGATACCGAATAG
- a CDS encoding nucleotidyl transferase AbiEii/AbiGii toxin family protein, with protein sequence MIPTAYITQWANFVPWQTNEQVEQDLVITRAIVEIFSDDFLRERLAFRGGTALHKLYLTPQPRYSEDIDLVQIKPEPIKETLARLQSRLEFVGTASVAQKKDNNTLRFRYESEIPPVQPLKLKVEINCREHFNVMGLQEFPFATESDWFSGSTDIVTYRIEELLGTKLRALYQRRKGRDLYDLYKAYQEQRPDSQQIIEVYRKYIAFSVDNPPTRKQFLRNLETKMEDNEFLGDTRALLRPTEQYDANEAFNFIKDELIEKL encoded by the coding sequence GTGATTCCTACCGCATATATCACCCAATGGGCCAATTTCGTCCCATGGCAGACAAATGAACAGGTCGAGCAGGACCTTGTGATCACACGCGCCATTGTGGAAATCTTTTCGGATGATTTCCTACGCGAACGACTAGCGTTTCGCGGCGGCACCGCTCTTCATAAACTCTACTTGACCCCGCAACCTCGGTATTCCGAAGATATCGATCTCGTTCAGATCAAACCTGAACCAATTAAAGAAACGCTTGCTCGCCTTCAAAGTAGGCTTGAATTCGTCGGTACGGCATCTGTTGCTCAGAAGAAAGACAATAATACTCTCCGTTTTCGATACGAATCGGAAATACCACCGGTCCAACCGTTGAAACTAAAAGTCGAAATAAACTGCCGCGAGCATTTTAACGTGATGGGATTGCAGGAGTTTCCCTTTGCAACGGAATCGGACTGGTTTAGCGGAAGTACCGATATTGTCACGTATAGGATCGAAGAGCTTCTCGGAACGAAGCTTAGGGCTCTGTATCAGCGTCGCAAAGGGCGCGACCTCTACGATCTTTATAAGGCGTATCAAGAGCAACGGCCAGATTCTCAACAGATCATTGAAGTTTATCGGAAGTATATCGCTTTTTCCGTAGACAATCCGCCAACCAGAAAACAGTTTCTCCGGAACCTCGAAACCAAGATGGAGGACAACGAGTTCCTAGGCGACACACGGGCGTTGTTGAGACCAACGGAACAGTATGATGCTAATGAGGCATTTAATTTCATAAAGGATGAACTTATTGAAAAGCTCTAG
- a CDS encoding ribbon-helix-helix protein, CopG family, translating to MSKWSEKLQTDELVTKRRHKNREMRKRDREKIVKNIELAIEAKQGRPISVRPYDEDHKKLEEIAAETGENKSAIVRRMIHFALKDRHQHFASGRCQEKLDWLVRTGRQNETIDLAVSDNIGEIRESIDRMESELENALELLRQASSLTTEIYSMSSMSISSLNLVFTKLIEYTSSSPNDRKQSVVIASTAMAELIEHAVSDLKKCLLFHEHVSGNESLHNSYLATKVRILKQRIDSLPKPASQVATES from the coding sequence ATGTCCAAATGGTCGGAGAAATTACAAACCGACGAATTGGTGACAAAACGCCGCCACAAAAATCGAGAGATGAGAAAGCGAGACAGAGAAAAAATAGTAAAAAATATCGAGTTGGCTATCGAGGCAAAACAGGGACGGCCGATCAGCGTCAGGCCCTACGATGAGGACCACAAAAAGCTTGAAGAGATCGCAGCCGAAACCGGTGAGAATAAGTCGGCGATTGTCCGTCGAATGATCCATTTCGCCTTGAAGGATAGACACCAGCATTTTGCTTCGGGTCGCTGTCAGGAAAAGCTCGATTGGCTTGTGCGAACCGGCCGCCAGAACGAGACTATTGATCTTGCTGTAAGCGACAACATCGGCGAGATTCGAGAAAGCATTGATCGAATGGAATCGGAGCTCGAAAATGCACTAGAACTGCTACGTCAAGCAAGCTCGCTGACTACCGAAATCTACTCGATGTCGAGTATGTCGATTTCCTCGTTAAATCTCGTTTTCACAAAGCTCATCGAATACACTTCATCATCACCGAACGACCGGAAACAAAGTGTTGTTATCGCCTCTACCGCAATGGCTGAGCTGATCGAACACGCCGTGTCCGATCTTAAGAAATGTCTCCTGTTCCACGAGCACGTCTCAGGAAACGAATCCCTTCACAACAGCTACCTTGCAACCAAGGTCCGAATACTAAAACAGCGAATCGATTCCTTGCCTAAACCGGCGAGTCAAGTAGCGACCGAATCATGA
- a CDS encoding reverse transcriptase-like protein translates to MSVTKLVENKSGIESAAEYAPLVTIYADASRIRNGAIDSSAGCGVVMLDHNRLEVKLVSKYLGQITNQQAEILACTYALEQLRRYCRIEIVSDSRYVIDTMMGRNHMRANRSFWSRLVKACYGHHVSWRWIKGHSGVQFQEVADRLARATARICCDISEADMAQLGGLLYHGSDQLDIREFEMKLEMILSQYESSHRFVPAAKFDGIGTMPSAFSA, encoded by the coding sequence ATGAGCGTTACCAAGTTAGTTGAGAATAAAAGCGGGATAGAGAGTGCGGCGGAATATGCGCCTCTTGTGACGATCTATGCGGATGCATCACGCATTAGGAATGGTGCAATCGACTCGTCGGCGGGCTGCGGTGTGGTCATGCTTGATCACAACCGACTGGAGGTAAAACTGGTTTCAAAATATTTGGGACAGATTACTAATCAGCAGGCCGAGATCCTTGCATGCACGTATGCGTTGGAGCAGCTTCGCAGATATTGTCGTATAGAGATCGTGTCAGACTCAAGATATGTAATAGATACGATGATGGGCCGAAACCACATGCGTGCAAACCGCTCGTTTTGGTCGCGTCTGGTCAAAGCATGCTACGGGCATCACGTCTCTTGGCGGTGGATAAAAGGACATTCGGGAGTGCAGTTTCAGGAAGTTGCCGACCGTCTAGCCCGTGCTACGGCAAGAATATGCTGTGACATTTCAGAAGCTGATATGGCGCAATTGGGCGGGCTTCTGTATCACGGCTCAGACCAGCTGGATATCCGCGAATTTGAGATGAAGCTTGAAATGATTCTATCCCAATACGAGTCATCTCATCGGTTCGTTCCCGCTGCAAAATTCGATGGGATTGGAACAATGCCTTCTGCATTTTCCGCCTAG
- a CDS encoding single-stranded DNA-binding protein has product MSANISILGNAGRDASLKYSEKGTPVASFPIASNSFKTGPEGRVQVTHWFNVVAFGKTAETLAEHVKKGTHLLVHGRLSFSPWSTDKGEPRSGAEISLFSFEFVGSNRSDGQTHQVPTADSPEPDVREFTGTAVPEAPVNEPFIDQF; this is encoded by the coding sequence ATGTCAGCAAATATCTCGATACTCGGAAATGCGGGCCGCGATGCGAGCCTGAAATATTCGGAAAAAGGCACACCGGTCGCTAGCTTTCCGATCGCTTCAAACTCATTTAAGACCGGTCCCGAAGGGCGTGTACAGGTCACACATTGGTTCAATGTGGTTGCCTTTGGCAAGACTGCGGAGACGCTCGCCGAGCATGTAAAAAAGGGAACGCATCTGCTTGTTCACGGCAGGCTCTCGTTCAGCCCGTGGAGCACAGATAAGGGCGAGCCCAGATCAGGTGCCGAGATCTCGCTCTTCTCATTCGAGTTTGTCGGATCGAACCGGTCGGACGGCCAAACGCACCAAGTACCTACTGCCGACAGCCCCGAGCCGGACGTTCGCGAGTTCACGGGCACGGCTGTTCCCGAGGCACCGGTCAATGAGCCTTTCATCGATCAGTTCTGA
- a CDS encoding single-stranded DNA-binding protein yields MSANISIIGNLGKTPETKITDNGTLVASFSMASNSFRNGAEGRVEKTDWFRVTAFGKQAETLARYVRKGSRLYVQGRLTFNPWVDQNESPQAGAEIVLQEFQFLSGRRDEEGDGTAMQLPQNAPSELQQAAAY; encoded by the coding sequence ATGTCAGCAAATATTTCGATCATCGGCAACTTGGGGAAGACCCCGGAAACAAAGATCACGGACAACGGCACCCTCGTGGCGAGCTTTTCAATGGCCTCGAATTCATTCAGGAACGGCGCGGAGGGACGTGTCGAGAAGACAGACTGGTTCCGCGTGACGGCATTCGGAAAGCAAGCGGAGACACTTGCTCGCTACGTGCGAAAAGGCAGTCGTCTTTACGTTCAGGGCCGTCTGACCTTTAACCCGTGGGTGGATCAGAACGAATCTCCGCAGGCGGGAGCAGAGATCGTGCTTCAGGAGTTCCAATTCCTGTCGGGCCGACGAGATGAGGAAGGAGACGGAACTGCAATGCAACTGCCACAGAACGCACCGTCGGAACTTCAGCAGGCTGCCGCATACTGA
- a CDS encoding sigma-70 family RNA polymerase sigma factor: MTHWLTINLVVNEFGKGKIVVDNPILSELQTSPGDPPRVSDSALDREGFFAESLKLIRKVVAGRRSVLADDAPDISQESALRLWKWLTKFEDRGSRMAEADWKSFTARTAHNEVNRNLSNRNKRIETSLDDTEALGAELDASSAETFVLVKTVWQGICKLSLYQRQALIFNSVDLVLYLFQFGIEEDELLAKLELTKESWESISTRMPLTDIEIAEIANPNSANGQRSTTAGAVKKARFDARKRLKELMK; encoded by the coding sequence ATGACGCATTGGCTAACTATAAATCTTGTCGTAAACGAGTTTGGTAAAGGGAAAATAGTTGTGGATAACCCGATCCTTTCCGAGTTACAAACCTCACCAGGCGACCCACCGCGTGTGTCGGATAGCGCGCTTGATCGGGAGGGCTTTTTTGCAGAATCGTTAAAACTGATTCGCAAAGTAGTAGCTGGTCGAAGATCCGTTCTGGCCGATGACGCTCCTGATATTTCGCAGGAGTCTGCGTTAAGGCTTTGGAAGTGGCTCACGAAGTTTGAGGACAGGGGCTCACGAATGGCAGAAGCCGATTGGAAGTCCTTCACCGCGCGTACTGCTCACAACGAAGTAAATCGAAACCTCTCAAATCGAAACAAACGGATAGAGACTTCTCTCGACGATACCGAAGCACTCGGTGCTGAGCTAGATGCTTCGTCCGCAGAGACTTTTGTTTTGGTCAAAACGGTCTGGCAAGGTATTTGCAAGCTGAGTCTTTATCAACGCCAAGCGCTTATTTTCAATTCGGTAGATCTCGTGCTTTATCTTTTCCAATTTGGAATCGAAGAGGATGAACTGTTAGCAAAGCTCGAACTCACAAAGGAGTCTTGGGAAAGTATTTCAACACGAATGCCTCTAACCGATATTGAAATCGCTGAGATAGCAAACCCGAATTCGGCCAATGGCCAAAGATCGACAACCGCAGGCGCGGTTAAGAAGGCGAGATTTGACGCTCGCAAGAGACTTAAGGAGTTGATGAAATAA
- a CDS encoding S9 family peptidase, producing MIRYEVASSSIPVTFIATFVLLSIVFLSVISASGQVTDEFPVPPTFAIEGIPTIKNADVEHLFFDPSEVRSNLIWDVDRKNRSILVTDEKSYIYRLDSAMGKPQNLIDGRSPNMVRVSPKGGVFAFIDDKEDADNFELHLRDENGNMRKLSSFSGKDESVESFVWDESGKTIFYAQTDYEKKTTRLCSHDLLKITCYDVDLKGIWNVLDSGKNQVLLKYWKSSSNQSLYIYDLNSKKLNTVEDKGNSTRGFFGQGRVFWLSQGSAECGSEPCLASMDLKNGARSRISLPNGIVNLQDVKISPDKKSFLIQEMRDGIDNMRIGRLVKNTITETVPPFIRGSYVIWNTRWLSNTEIVYTTENIAKPASIEVFDISSKRTTSWTKERIPARFDNKVRGPEVIKWKSFDGLEISGYMIKPQRIEGRSPVLIFVHGGPQVIDRPVFNSQALRFATHLGLTIIHTNIRGSRGFGIEFMDADNGPKRRDAVKDISALLDWVEKQPELDSDRIVVRGESYGGFVALASGLLEPRRVKAVIAEYPLVSIRGLLSQSSIDDFSINEYGDPKNDKLMKELDDLSPLNNVDRWSSAPLFMTRGKLDSRNPEKNVLDLKSQLQKKGNEVWFIYAKEAGHGVAGRYVTTAMYEFLRQQLNKKGENK from the coding sequence ATGATTAGATACGAAGTCGCCTCGTCGTCGATCCCCGTCACTTTTATTGCAACATTTGTACTGCTTTCGATTGTTTTTTTGTCTGTCATTTCAGCATCTGGTCAGGTGACCGACGAATTTCCGGTACCACCTACGTTTGCTATCGAGGGAATTCCAACGATAAAGAACGCAGATGTTGAACACCTCTTTTTCGATCCTTCGGAAGTAAGGAGCAACCTAATCTGGGACGTTGACCGGAAGAATCGCTCGATACTGGTAACCGATGAAAAGTCGTATATTTATCGGCTCGATTCGGCGATGGGAAAACCGCAAAACCTGATCGACGGCCGTTCCCCGAATATGGTTCGCGTAAGCCCGAAAGGTGGAGTATTCGCCTTCATCGACGATAAGGAAGATGCAGACAACTTTGAATTGCATCTTCGGGATGAAAATGGAAATATGCGCAAGCTTTCCTCATTTTCAGGCAAGGATGAGTCTGTGGAATCATTTGTTTGGGATGAATCTGGAAAGACGATCTTTTATGCGCAGACGGATTACGAGAAAAAAACAACCCGACTATGCAGCCACGACCTGTTAAAGATTACCTGCTACGACGTTGACCTGAAGGGCATCTGGAATGTCCTTGACTCGGGGAAAAACCAGGTGCTTCTTAAATATTGGAAATCGTCCAGTAACCAGAGCCTGTATATTTACGACCTGAATTCGAAAAAGCTGAACACCGTCGAGGATAAAGGTAACTCGACAAGAGGATTTTTCGGTCAAGGACGAGTGTTCTGGCTTTCCCAAGGGTCAGCGGAATGCGGTTCAGAGCCCTGTCTTGCCTCGATGGATCTTAAGAACGGAGCCAGGAGCCGGATAAGCTTGCCCAATGGAATCGTGAATCTGCAGGACGTAAAGATTTCACCGGATAAAAAATCTTTCTTAATTCAGGAGATGCGGGATGGGATTGACAACATGCGCATCGGCAGGTTAGTGAAGAACACGATCACTGAGACAGTGCCACCTTTCATTCGCGGCTCATATGTTATCTGGAACACCCGATGGCTTTCAAATACGGAGATTGTCTACACAACTGAGAATATTGCTAAGCCAGCCTCAATAGAGGTATTCGACATCTCGTCCAAACGAACTACGTCCTGGACAAAAGAGAGGATACCAGCCCGGTTTGACAACAAGGTGCGTGGACCAGAAGTAATAAAGTGGAAGTCCTTCGATGGCCTCGAAATATCAGGCTATATGATCAAGCCCCAACGAATTGAGGGAAGATCGCCAGTACTTATCTTTGTCCACGGCGGGCCGCAAGTCATCGATCGGCCGGTATTCAATTCGCAGGCGCTGAGATTCGCGACACATCTTGGACTTACGATCATACACACCAATATTCGCGGATCGAGAGGCTTTGGAATCGAGTTCATGGATGCCGATAATGGCCCCAAAAGGCGTGACGCGGTGAAGGACATCTCGGCTTTGCTGGACTGGGTCGAAAAACAACCTGAGCTTGACAGCGACAGGATAGTTGTCCGCGGTGAGAGTTACGGCGGCTTTGTTGCTCTTGCCTCAGGGTTGCTGGAACCACGGCGGGTAAAAGCCGTCATAGCCGAATACCCGTTGGTTTCAATTAGGGGCTTACTTTCCCAAAGTTCTATTGACGACTTCTCGATCAACGAATACGGCGATCCGAAGAACGACAAACTAATGAAAGAACTTGACGATCTTTCTCCATTAAACAACGTTGATCGCTGGAGTAGTGCTCCGTTATTTATGACTAGGGGAAAGCTGGATTCAAGAAATCCCGAGAAAAACGTTCTCGACCTCAAGTCCCAACTACAGAAAAAGGGGAACGAAGTTTGGTTCATATACGCAAAAGAAGCAGGACACGGCGTGGCCGGTCGTTACGTAACTACAGCGATGTATGAGTTTTTGAGGCAACAACTAAACAAAAAAGGAGAAAACAAATGA